One Cotesia glomerata isolate CgM1 linkage group LG8, MPM_Cglom_v2.3, whole genome shotgun sequence genomic window carries:
- the LOC123270133 gene encoding uncharacterized protein LOC123270133, with protein sequence MIIMGDFNSDLSCSNFYGNQLRRLCVGFNLHIVTYQVTHHLENSDTWIDVCIVNNAAMVLSSEQSAQPFLSDHDLISVTYNYKVEQQRFRSFTYRSWHSIDGDVLARLFDGVNIEDMESQTTVDNMNTWFHQQLRRITDIAAPERTIHLRSPPAPWFTSYIRDFQAVQDLQEN encoded by the coding sequence ATGATTATTATGGGTGACTTCAACTCTGATTTGAGCTGCAGTAATTTTTACGGTAATCAGCTACGTAGACTATGTGTTGGTTTTAATTTGCATATTGTTACTTATCAAGTGACGCATCACCTGGAAAATTCTGATACCTGGATCGATGTCTGTATCGTCAATAATGCAGCAATGGTCCTGTCTTCTGAGCAGTCTGCCCAGCCGTTCTTGTCTGATCATGATTTGATATCTGTTACATATAACTATAAGGTAGAGCAGCAGAGATTCAGAAGTTTCACGTATCGGAGCTGGCACAGTATTGACGGTGATGTGTTAGCACGGCTGTTTGATGGAGTCAACATTGAAGATATGGAATCACAAACGACTGTGGATAATATGAATACCTGGTTTCATCAGCAACTTCGTCGGATTACTGACATTGCTGCTCCTGAAAGAACGATACATCTTCGTAGTCCCCCGGCGCCATGGTTTACTAGTTACATCAGGGATTTTCAAGCTGTACAGGATCTTCAGGAGAACTGA
- the LOC123270134 gene encoding uncharacterized protein LOC123270134 has protein sequence MDGEDSGSALANRVDASYGYNNLDSFFVRRIVSELDALLNEHNELLKILQPPLCTSDNHAIVINPDKTPAGDHIRRFNAPDADDVAGIMVGDRTGAREIVIRRRNNNLQLIADTHRSYDALQYPLFFWKGQDGYSINIIQRDPVSAETNKNVKSKDYYAYRLMIRRGLDNVILRFRELCQQFMVDMYAKIYGEQLRYLRYNQLKLRVEEYIHLRDAIVNNADAAEIGNSVILPSSYVCSPRHMQEYIQDALTFVREYERPCLFITFTCDPKWLVITSLLLPGQNAIHRHDITARVFRQKLKSSINFITKTHVFGPTRCWLYSVEWQKRGLPHAHILVWLINKIRPEEIDNIISAEIPDSSTDQLLFDIVTANMIHGPCGIFNRSSHCMSDGKCTKNFPKDFTNDTITNVDGYPIYRRRNPDNGGQSFIKNISNTDIDIDNRWVVPYSPLLSKAYNAHINVEFCSSVKSIKYICKCVHKGSDMAVFRVENTNVNAPPDQRVYFTNETAIDRAINPPKTTLTEFFELCNRADDFDAFAHTLLYSQVPRYFTWAQTN, from the exons ATGGATGGCGAGGACTCTGGAAGCGCACTAGCCAATCGGGTGGATGCAAGTTATGGCTACAATAACCTTGATTCATTCTTTGTTAGACGCATCGTCAGCGAGCTGGATGCTCtattgaatgagcataatgaattgttgaaaatattgcAACCTCCATTATGCACAAGCGATAATCAcgctattgttattaatccTGATAAAACACCAGCTGGAGATCACATTCGTAGATTCAATGCACCTGATGCTGACGACGTTGCTGGAATCATGGTTGGCGATCGTACAGGTGCACGAGAAATTGTGATTCGTaggagaaataataatcttcagttAATTGCTGATACACACCGTTCATATGACGCTCTCCAATATCCACTATTCTTCTGGAAGGGACAAGACGGATATAGCATAAATATTATACAACGAGATCCCGTATCAG ccgaaacaaacaagaacgtTAAATCGAAGGATTATTATGCGTACAGATTGATGATTAGACGCGGGCTGGATAACGTCATTCTACGATTTCGAGAGCTTTGTCAACAATTCATGGTCGACATGTACGCGAAGATATACGGCGAACAACTACGATACTTACGATATAATCAACTCAAGCTACGTGTGGAAGAGTACATTCACTTGCGAGACGCTATTGTCAACAACGCCGACGCCGCCGAAATTGGTAACTCTGTCATTCTACCATCATCGTACGTATGCAGTCCACGTCACATGCAAGAGTATATACAGGATGCTCTGACTTTCGTTCGCGAATATGAGCGACCgtgtttatttatcacgttCACATGTGATCCAAAATGGCTAGTGATTACATCTTTGCTGTTGCCTGGCCAAAATGCAATACATCGTCATGACATTACAGCACGTGTGTTTAGACAAAAGCTGAAgtcatcaataaattttattactaaaacaCATGTATTCGGTCCCACACGTTGCTGGCTGTATTCGGTTGAGTGGCAAAAGCGAGGATTACCTCATGCCCACATTTTGGTTTGGTTAATCAACAAAATCCGTCCTGAAGAAatagataatataatttctgCAGAAATTCCCGATTCGTCTACTGATCAATTgctgtttgatattgttacaGCAAACATGATTCATGGCCCATGCGGTATTTTTAATCGTTCATCGCATTGCATGTCAGATGGaaaatgtacaaaaaatttccctaAAGATTTCACTAACGATACAATCACAAATGTCGACGGATATCCAATATATCGTCGAAGGAATCCAGATAATGGCggacaatcatttattaaaaacatcagCAACACAGACATTGATATTGACAATCGTTGGGTCGTGCCATATTCGCCCCTGCTGAGCAAAGCATACAATgctcatattaatgttgagtTCTGTAGTTCTGTGAAGAGCATCAAATACATTTGCAAGTGTGTCCATAAAGGTAGTGACATGGCGGTGTTTAGAGTGGAAAATACCAATGTGAATGCTCCTCCAGATCAGCGTGTATATTTCACGAACGAGACAGCGATTGATCGTGCTATAAATCCACCAAAAACTACACtcactgaattttttgaattgtgtaaTCGTGCGGATGATTTTGATGCCTTTGCACATACTTTACTCTATTCACAAGTACCACGCTATTTCACATGGGCTCAAACAAATTAG
- the LOC123270135 gene encoding uncharacterized protein LOC123270135 produces the protein MPLSPEHCTPPGCKARKLATTLHPKMNVVIHYKNLEQCLQLGMKLVKVHRVLKFAQSPWLKPYIDKNTECRKNAANEFEKNFFKLMNNAVFGKPLENMRKHKDVKLVTKWLGRYGAKSLISKSNFNSFTILKENLVIAELNELNVVFNKPIYVAFSILDLSKIFLYDFHYKPVKQNLDNDAAKLLYADTDSLIYHFKIPDIFQVIKRDIHEFDTSDYPINEYGMPQNNKKVLGLMKDENNGKIVSEFIGLRAQLYAFKLHEKSEVKKRAKGVKGSMLRTITFDDFKNCLLDHVIICKEQFLIRSDRHVVKTIKQNKLALSWDDDKRQLLRDSTDTLPWGYKKADIEPPAKRRKM, from the coding sequence ATGCCATTGAGTCCAGAACATTGCACTCCACCAGGCTGCAAGGCTCGTAAGCTAGCTACAACACTGCATCCAAAAATGAATGTTGTGATTCATTACAAGAACTTGGAACAGTGCTTGCAACTCGGGATGAAACTTGTAAAAGTTCACCGAGTGTTGAAGTTTGCGCAGTCACCATGGCTTAAACCTTACATCGACAAGAACACCGAGTGTCGTAAAAATGCTGCCAATGAGTTTGAAAAGAACTTTTTCAAGCTCATGAACAACGCAGTGTTTGGTAAGCCCTTGGAGAATATGCGTAAACACAAAGATGTCAAGCTGGTGACAAAGTGGCTTGGTCGATATGGCGCAAAAAGTTTGATTTCAAAATCAAACTTTAACAGCTTCACGATTCTTAAGGAAAATCTAGTAATAGCTGAGCTGAATGAATTGAATGTAGTCTTCAATAAACCGATTTATGTCGCTTTCAGTATCCTGGACTTGTCAAAGAtctttttatatgattttcaTTACAAACCCGTCAAGCAAAACTTGGACAATGACGCTGCAAAGTTACTCTATGCCGACACGGACAGCCTCATCTATCACTTCAAGATACCTGATATTTTTCAAGTCATCAAACGTGATATCCACGAGTTTGATACTTCTGACTATCCAATCAACGAGTATGGCATGCCTCAAAACAATAAGAAGGTTCTTGGGCTCATGAAGGATGAAAACAATGGCAAAATTGTGTCAGAGTTTATCGGCCTCAGAGCACAGCTGTACGCTTTCAAGCTGCACGAAAAAAGTGAGGTGAAGAAGAGAGCCAAGGGGGTCAAGGGATCAATGTTGCGAACGATCACGTTTGATGACTTCAAGAATTGCTTATTAGATCAtgtaattatttgtaaagagCAATTCTTGATAAGAAGTGATAGACATGTTGTAAAAACAATCAAGCAGAATAAGCTTGCACTGAGCTGGGATGACGATAAACGTCAACTGCTGAGAGACTCTACAGATACTCTTCCATGGGGCTACAAGAAAGCAGATATAGAGCCACCAgctaaaagaagaaaaatgtaa
- the LOC123270136 gene encoding uncharacterized protein LOC123270136, which translates to MIPYATVNKGYKYLLTIIDIFSKYAWAVLIKSKSGVDVTSAMKFVLQQGCVPRNLHVDQGKEFFYIEFKDLMKQHKINLYSTFSNLKASICERFNRTRKNKMWREFTARGSYKWTDILEDLVNIYNNTKHSTIKMKSADVTTAQEKQLLEKIYQQIQPASKKKKINLKYVTRFESASIKIYLRKDVHQTGRLRFLPSRLFRIQVQQQTRLWTTRINQYKADFMKRNSAKSNIQMYT; encoded by the coding sequence ATGATTCCATATGCAACAGTTAATAAAGGATACAAGTATCTGCTTACAATaatagatatattttcaaagtatGCCTGGGCAGTtctaattaaatcaaaaagtgGTGTTGATGTCACTAGTGCTATGAAGTTTGTACTCCAGCAAGGTTGTGTACCTAGGAATCTCCATGTTGATCAGGGTAAAGAGTTCTTCTACATAGAATTCAAAGATCTGATGAAGCAGCACAAGATAAATCTTTACTCAACATTCAGCAATCTCAAAGCATCTATCTGTGAACGTTTTAATAGAACACGTAAGAATAAAATGTGGCGAGAATTCACAGCTCGTGGTAGTTATAAGTGGACTGATATATTGGAGGACTTGGTGAATATTTACAATAACACCAAACACAGTACCATCAAAATGAAATCTGCTGATGTTACCACTGCTCAGGAGAAACAACTGCTTGAAAAAATCTATCAACAAATCCAGCCAgcgtcaaagaaaaaaaaaattaatttaaagtatgTGACAAGGTTCGAATCagcaagtataaaaatttatttgagaaagGATGTACACCAAACTGGACGACTGAGATTTTTACCATCAAGACTGTTCAGAATACAAGTCCAACAACAGACAAGATTGTGGACTACCAGGATCAACCAATATAAGGCGGATTTTATGAAGAGGAACTCAGCAAAGTCAAATATCCAGATGTATacttag